In Vibrio japonicus, the following are encoded in one genomic region:
- the tssC gene encoding type VI secretion system contractile sheath large subunit — translation MSVEAQVPEQEATLVESGSLLDSILNETRLKPSDEGFDVAKRGVEAFISELLSSSKTEKVDQSLVDLMISEIDQKLSKQVDAILHHEEVQSIESTWRGLKYLVDHTEFRENIQIELISAKKDEVLDDFEDAPEVVKSGLYKQIYTREYGQFGGKPVGAVICDYQLSASSPDIKLMEYMGNVGAMSHAPFITSASAKFFGLDSYEELPNLKDLKSVFEGPQYAKWRGFREHEDARYVGLCTSRFMLRTPYSVEDNPIKAFDYDEKVTDSHDNYLWGNSAYALASKISESFAKYRWCPNIIGPQSGGAVGDLPVYNFEAMGQIETKIPTEILVSDRREFELAEEGFIALTMRKGSDNAAFFSANSVQKPKVFANTPEGKQAEMNYKLGTQLPYMFIINRLAHYIKVLQREQIGSWKERSDLEIELNKWIRQYVSDQENPPAEVRGRRPLRAAKVEVSNVEGDPGWYKVSLSVRPHFKYMGASFDLSLVGKLDQ, via the coding sequence ATGTCTGTAGAAGCACAAGTGCCAGAACAAGAAGCAACCTTAGTAGAATCAGGTTCACTTCTGGATAGCATTCTTAATGAAACACGTTTAAAGCCAAGTGATGAAGGTTTTGATGTCGCAAAACGTGGTGTTGAAGCGTTTATTAGTGAGCTACTAAGCAGTTCAAAAACAGAGAAAGTTGATCAATCTCTTGTTGATCTAATGATTTCTGAAATCGACCAGAAGCTGTCTAAACAAGTTGATGCCATTCTTCACCACGAAGAAGTCCAATCGATAGAATCGACGTGGCGCGGTCTTAAATACTTAGTCGACCACACTGAGTTCAGAGAAAACATTCAAATTGAACTGATTTCGGCGAAGAAAGATGAAGTTCTTGATGATTTTGAAGATGCTCCTGAAGTGGTAAAGTCTGGCCTTTATAAACAGATTTACACTCGCGAATATGGCCAGTTTGGTGGTAAGCCTGTGGGTGCGGTAATCTGTGATTACCAATTGTCTGCATCGTCACCAGACATCAAACTGATGGAATACATGGGCAATGTGGGGGCAATGTCTCACGCGCCGTTCATTACGTCTGCGTCTGCTAAGTTCTTTGGTTTAGATAGTTATGAAGAGTTACCTAACCTAAAAGATCTTAAATCAGTATTTGAGGGGCCACAGTACGCGAAATGGCGTGGTTTCCGTGAGCACGAAGATGCGCGTTACGTTGGTTTATGTACGTCTCGTTTTATGCTGCGCACACCATACTCTGTTGAAGATAATCCGATCAAAGCGTTTGATTACGATGAAAAAGTGACAGATAGCCACGACAATTATTTGTGGGGTAACTCTGCTTATGCGCTTGCGTCAAAAATCAGTGAGTCATTTGCGAAGTACCGTTGGTGTCCGAACATTATTGGCCCACAAAGTGGTGGCGCGGTAGGCGATCTACCTGTCTACAACTTTGAAGCAATGGGACAAATCGAGACGAAGATACCGACAGAAATCCTGGTATCAGACCGTCGAGAATTTGAACTAGCGGAAGAGGGTTTTATCGCATTAACAATGCGTAAAGGTTCCGACAATGCTGCGTTTTTCTCAGCTAACTCAGTTCAAAAACCAAAAGTATTCGCGAATACTCCTGAAGGTAAGCAAGCGGAAATGAACTACAAACTAGGTACTCAGCTACCTTACATGTTCATCATTAACCGTCTTGCGCATTACATCAAAGTATTGCAACGTGAGCAAATCGGCTCGTGGAAAGAGCGTTCTGACCTAGAAATTGAGTTGAATAAATGGATTCGCCAATACGTTTCTGACCAAGAAAACCCACCAGCAGAAGTGCGTGGTCGTCGACCACTACGTGCTGCTAAGGTAGAAGTATCGAACGTCGAAGGTGATCCAGGTTGGTATAAAGTATCTTTGTCTGTCCGTCCTCACTTTAAGTACATGGGGGCCAGCTTCGATCTGTCACTAGTTGGTAAACTTGACCAATAA
- a CDS encoding Lrp/AsnC family transcriptional regulator: MISNMTLQGLDKLDRKILSSLLSNGRESIANLSRNIGLSRTAVAERINRLEKTGIIKGYTAQIRVENEGRKAASYLLISCEKGKKNEVTNALKEIPEVRLTSVVGGSFNIIALIEAPDLQSIHHLCNEIESFNGIQKLDTTVVLHQPISR, encoded by the coding sequence ATGATCTCAAACATGACTTTACAAGGCTTAGACAAACTAGATCGTAAAATATTATCCAGTCTGTTATCTAACGGGCGTGAGTCCATTGCGAATCTATCTCGAAACATCGGTTTGTCTCGTACTGCTGTGGCAGAAAGAATCAATCGATTGGAGAAAACTGGGATTATTAAAGGCTATACAGCACAAATCCGAGTGGAGAATGAAGGACGAAAAGCAGCTAGCTACCTGCTTATTTCTTGTGAAAAAGGCAAAAAAAATGAAGTCACTAATGCCCTGAAAGAGATTCCTGAAGTTCGTTTGACAAGTGTGGTTGGTGGTAGCTTCAATATTATTGCCCTTATTGAAGCGCCAGACTTACAGTCTATCCATCACTTGTGTAATGAAATTGAATCTTTCAATGGCATACAAAAGTTAGATACAACTGTAGTGCTCCACCAGCCAATCAGTCGCTAA
- the tssM gene encoding type VI secretion system membrane subunit TssM, whose amino-acid sequence MFKQKILRNPLMVSSVVAFLLATVLTTVYLVWFRDTDQLYLWLGLGVVAAFYLIYQLTLWIKKKNHSNSVRLETEEETLSLVIRPLLSQSGTKPVYLLIGNKGAGRRQFLFNSNAIKPIDRSRTNKNDFFEWYESDEAIYIKPEHRLTFQEDSNSDGSLWNTFIEEVIRHNPRKPFSGCLFFIDFEFLIVSEPEQKDHTIATLLQRLNSISEKTSSALPIYMMMSKLDKLEGFKEYMHFSTLKTRVEFLSIPLKEAKGVITECYRDGYGNLVKVLESNALDASANSHDVDEKQAILSFPKQFELCQSEIGYVLERLCDVNNGVYALDIREIFFCSSLQGGRKYNLLAKSCSNYFNLPIIASEHSQLTETPYFSRFLVNSQILPESDFAGENQTYLRRIQRQSHLAMLVSVILLAGGGYFFVTTLGSNLNVINQLLDAEDNNQVAKSADFDSLLSAATHSVRPTYSAWLSGKAALEEESLPLHISRLNESTNIAYESLLKDVAKQLMPVIEEGYQTQLTQNQHDSTHPLPLLKGYLMLSEPSKRDIKFLRHQTLTVLNRLSSQPDVVNQAMLYLDTYFSTQFAPVDINMDVVRATRHSLLENSNVDLVYAGILNQADAIALGTLDLPRAVGFDFSHVFASPRNSDELNIDKIYTSAGFNSFYRPHVDLLSKQVITDNWVLGLSDNVVPSKQDKDAFKDQVRKKYTDDYISHWRNALSELKIQHHNNISDLANAIDLISGPSSPMTTVLKQVYDNTQFSPVGEKNVLISRVNPKLLVAEESVSKLAEEAIKPDYLLMSRVEQAFHPLNQLQISETSNSPTPWDETVTALGNLRNYMKDIADASNPQLAALAAARKRMRSTEADPLIKLKQIAHRSPEPVKNWLLEIVDQSWSVLMTEASHGIQIRWYSEIYTKFKKMGQGKYPFDLSATDEISVEEFELLLASGGLLDTFIKKNFAPFYDTNSWRPKQVDGKTMQLSPTLLTQLRNYNVIRDTLFNKSTNRVHIPFNAKVLDLDSSAIRASIKIANSYINYYHGPSRAREVEWPPRNGNFNITITVQDVTDEGKQHVLNKSGQWAIYKLLGESTLTNTHDGSFVSDIKVSGRDLSVLITPLTRKNPFTLAELYNFKLPESIK is encoded by the coding sequence ATGTTCAAACAAAAAATACTTAGGAATCCTTTAATGGTTTCCAGCGTCGTGGCTTTTCTATTAGCAACAGTATTGACAACCGTATACCTGGTCTGGTTTAGAGATACTGACCAACTTTATCTTTGGTTGGGGCTAGGTGTTGTAGCAGCCTTTTATCTTATTTATCAATTAACCTTGTGGATTAAGAAAAAAAACCATTCCAATAGTGTAAGATTAGAAACGGAAGAAGAAACACTCTCTTTAGTGATCCGGCCTCTTCTTTCTCAATCAGGCACAAAGCCTGTTTACCTACTCATTGGCAACAAAGGGGCTGGACGACGCCAGTTTCTATTCAATTCCAATGCAATAAAGCCAATAGACCGATCTCGCACGAATAAGAATGACTTTTTCGAGTGGTACGAGTCTGATGAAGCCATATACATAAAGCCAGAGCACCGACTTACGTTTCAAGAAGACTCCAACAGTGATGGTTCACTCTGGAATACTTTCATTGAAGAAGTCATTCGTCACAACCCAAGGAAGCCGTTTTCAGGCTGCCTGTTCTTTATAGACTTCGAATTTCTAATTGTCTCCGAACCAGAGCAGAAAGATCACACAATTGCTACTTTGCTGCAGCGACTGAATTCAATCAGCGAAAAGACATCTTCTGCACTCCCTATTTACATGATGATGTCTAAACTCGATAAGCTTGAGGGCTTCAAGGAGTACATGCACTTCAGCACGTTAAAAACGCGTGTTGAGTTTCTTTCTATTCCCTTAAAAGAAGCGAAAGGTGTCATTACAGAGTGTTACCGTGATGGTTACGGTAATCTTGTAAAAGTGCTAGAGAGCAATGCACTTGATGCTTCTGCAAATTCTCACGATGTTGATGAAAAGCAAGCAATCCTCTCTTTTCCTAAACAATTTGAGTTATGTCAGTCTGAAATCGGCTATGTGCTAGAGCGCTTATGTGACGTTAATAATGGCGTTTATGCTCTAGACATTAGAGAAATATTCTTCTGCTCTAGCTTGCAAGGCGGACGTAAATATAACCTTTTAGCAAAGAGCTGTAGTAACTATTTTAATTTGCCAATCATTGCGTCTGAACACTCTCAGCTTACAGAGACTCCCTATTTTTCAAGGTTTTTGGTTAATTCTCAAATCTTACCTGAAAGTGATTTTGCAGGCGAAAACCAAACTTACTTACGTCGTATTCAAAGACAAAGCCATTTGGCGATGCTCGTGTCAGTCATTTTACTTGCCGGAGGAGGATATTTCTTCGTCACGACACTCGGCAGCAACCTTAACGTAATTAACCAATTATTGGATGCAGAAGACAATAACCAAGTTGCGAAATCAGCAGACTTTGATTCGCTACTGTCCGCTGCAACACATTCGGTTAGACCGACTTACAGTGCCTGGTTAAGCGGTAAAGCAGCACTCGAAGAAGAATCCTTACCTCTACACATCAGCCGATTGAATGAAAGCACTAACATTGCGTACGAGTCACTTTTGAAAGACGTGGCTAAACAGCTCATGCCGGTCATTGAAGAAGGCTACCAAACTCAGCTAACACAAAATCAGCACGACTCTACTCACCCTCTTCCACTGCTGAAAGGCTATTTAATGCTCAGTGAACCATCAAAGCGTGACATTAAATTCCTGCGTCATCAAACGCTAACCGTTTTAAACAGGTTAAGTTCTCAACCGGATGTTGTTAATCAGGCAATGCTCTATCTAGACACCTATTTCAGCACTCAGTTTGCCCCTGTGGACATCAACATGGATGTGGTCCGTGCTACAAGGCATTCCCTATTAGAAAACTCTAATGTCGATCTAGTTTACGCTGGAATTCTAAATCAAGCGGACGCCATTGCCTTAGGCACGCTTGATTTACCTCGTGCCGTAGGATTTGATTTTAGTCATGTGTTTGCTTCACCACGTAACAGCGACGAGTTGAACATTGATAAAATCTACACGTCGGCGGGCTTTAATAGCTTCTATCGCCCACACGTTGATCTTTTATCTAAGCAAGTCATTACAGACAATTGGGTATTGGGCTTATCAGACAATGTCGTACCGAGCAAACAAGACAAGGACGCATTTAAAGATCAAGTACGTAAGAAATACACAGACGATTACATCAGCCACTGGAGAAACGCTTTAAGTGAGCTAAAAATCCAGCACCATAACAATATCAGCGACTTGGCAAATGCCATTGATCTTATCTCTGGTCCATCTTCACCTATGACGACTGTTTTAAAACAAGTTTATGACAATACCCAGTTTTCTCCAGTGGGTGAAAAGAATGTGCTTATTTCTAGAGTGAACCCTAAACTACTTGTCGCGGAGGAATCGGTTTCGAAATTAGCGGAAGAAGCCATTAAACCGGATTACCTTCTGATGAGCCGAGTTGAACAAGCTTTCCACCCGTTAAACCAGCTTCAGATTAGCGAAACGTCAAACTCCCCAACGCCATGGGATGAGACGGTCACTGCGCTTGGCAATCTACGTAATTATATGAAAGACATCGCCGATGCATCCAACCCTCAGTTGGCAGCGTTAGCCGCTGCGCGTAAACGTATGCGCAGTACAGAAGCCGATCCTCTCATCAAACTAAAACAAATTGCTCATAGATCGCCAGAGCCAGTCAAAAACTGGTTGCTTGAAATCGTCGATCAAAGTTGGTCGGTTCTGATGACTGAAGCATCACATGGCATCCAAATCCGCTGGTACAGCGAGATCTACACTAAGTTCAAAAAAATGGGTCAGGGTAAGTACCCGTTTGATCTCTCTGCAACCGACGAGATTTCCGTCGAAGAATTCGAGTTACTACTTGCCTCTGGCGGTTTACTAGATACATTCATCAAAAAGAATTTTGCACCTTTTTATGACACAAACTCGTGGAGACCAAAACAGGTGGATGGCAAAACAATGCAATTATCCCCTACTCTTTTGACTCAACTACGAAATTATAACGTCATAAGAGACACATTGTTCAATAAGAGTACAAACCGCGTCCATATTCCGTTCAATGCAAAAGTATTAGACCTAGATTCTAGTGCGATACGAGCGAGCATAAAAATTGCTAACTCATATATTAACTACTATCACGGTCCAAGCCGAGCTCGTGAAGTTGAGTGGCCACCAAGAAATGGCAACTTCAATATCACAATCACGGTACAAGATGTAACAGATGAGGGTAAACAGCACGTTTTAAATAAGAGTGGTCAGTGGGCGATATATAAATTGCTAGGTGAATCGACCCTGACAAACACTCATGACGGCAGCTTCGTCAGTGACATAAAAGTGTCAGGTAGGGATTTAAGTGTACTTATCACTCCTTTGACGCGAAAAAACCCATTTACTCTGGCCGAGTTGTATAACTTTAAACTTCCAGAGTCGATTAAATAA
- the tssB gene encoding type VI secretion system contractile sheath small subunit, producing the protein MSRDGSVAPKERINIRYVPSSGDTQDDVELPLSMMVVGDFTARADETPIEERTPINIDKENFNEVLEGFSPNVQVNVANRLTDDEDTQMSVDLTFKNMKDFSPESIAKSVPELNSLLELREALVALKGPLGNVPAFRKKIAAVLQDEEARKKLLDELSIGDVQNAKE; encoded by the coding sequence ATGTCACGTGATGGCTCGGTGGCCCCGAAAGAGCGAATTAATATCCGTTATGTTCCATCAAGCGGCGATACGCAAGACGATGTAGAACTACCGCTAAGTATGATGGTAGTTGGTGATTTTACTGCTCGCGCAGATGAAACGCCAATTGAGGAGCGTACACCGATCAATATCGACAAAGAAAACTTTAACGAAGTACTGGAAGGTTTTTCGCCTAACGTTCAAGTGAATGTTGCAAACCGTCTTACTGACGATGAAGACACGCAAATGAGTGTTGATCTGACGTTTAAGAACATGAAGGATTTCTCGCCAGAATCGATTGCCAAAAGCGTTCCTGAACTAAATAGCTTACTTGAACTGCGTGAAGCATTGGTAGCGCTGAAAGGGCCTCTGGGTAATGTTCCTGCGTTCCGTAAGAAGATTGCTGCTGTGCTTCAAGATGAAGAAGCGAGAAAGAAACTTTTGGATGAACTAAGCATTGGCGACGTCCAAAACGCGAAAGAATAG
- the tssF gene encoding type VI secretion system baseplate subunit TssF — MNKSKYFQDELAYLRESGSEFAKYHPKLTHFLSEGTFDPDVERLLEGFAFLTGRIREKIDDELPELTQSLMTLLWPHYMRSIPSLCISELTPHTGSVTEKTQVKRGVEMASEQVEGTQCLFRTCYDVDLYPITITHIEQTNSRNSSTIDVTLSTEHGLELSRIGLDTLRLHLHGEIHITRTVFLWLFRYLDYVELDVGGGYKHRLGPDFIKPVGYGDDEALLPYSENSFSGYRLLQEYFSLPDKFMFFDINGLEWLKGIPQRNTVNIKFHFKRALPSEVVLKNKHLKLHCTPAVNLFEKDGDPVRLEHRRSEYKVRPQSTTQEHYEVYSIKQVESWSKEERRRKSLIEFESFEHQINQRDKREFYKSKVEERISGRGLERYISFHTHNGNIADLGTETVLMKLLCSNADLAERLSVGDITYATHKSPTYATFKNITKPTQSVSPQVNGELQWQLIANMSLNYMSLSNIDVLKVLLSTYDFHSRVDRQAHRAAMHRLDGIISSEIEPINRVFRGVSVRGNQFKLVTNSKFFVNEGDMFLMASVLNEFIRLYSSVNSFTELQVFDEASGEIYNWASLPGQQAIL; from the coding sequence GTGAATAAAAGTAAGTACTTTCAAGATGAACTTGCGTATCTGCGTGAGTCAGGTAGCGAGTTCGCAAAATATCATCCGAAGTTAACTCACTTTCTCTCCGAAGGAACTTTCGACCCTGATGTTGAGAGATTGCTTGAAGGTTTTGCGTTTTTAACTGGTCGTATTCGAGAAAAAATCGATGACGAGTTACCAGAGTTGACCCAATCTCTTATGACCTTGCTGTGGCCGCACTACATGCGTTCTATACCGTCCCTGTGTATTAGCGAATTGACGCCACATACCGGCAGCGTAACTGAGAAAACTCAGGTTAAACGTGGCGTAGAGATGGCCAGTGAGCAAGTTGAAGGGACGCAGTGCCTGTTTAGAACTTGTTACGATGTGGATCTTTACCCAATTACCATTACACATATTGAGCAGACTAATAGTCGTAACAGCTCGACTATCGATGTCACCCTTTCTACGGAGCACGGTCTTGAACTATCACGCATTGGGCTGGATACACTAAGATTACATCTTCATGGCGAAATTCATATCACTCGAACCGTATTTTTATGGTTGTTCCGGTATTTAGATTACGTCGAATTGGATGTCGGTGGTGGCTATAAACATAGACTTGGCCCTGATTTTATTAAACCTGTCGGCTATGGAGATGATGAAGCGCTGTTGCCTTATAGCGAGAACTCATTTTCAGGGTATCGTTTGCTGCAAGAGTATTTCTCACTGCCAGATAAATTCATGTTCTTCGATATCAATGGTCTAGAATGGCTTAAAGGCATTCCTCAAAGAAATACAGTAAACATTAAATTTCACTTTAAGCGTGCGCTGCCTTCTGAAGTAGTGTTGAAGAACAAGCATTTAAAATTGCATTGTACACCGGCGGTCAATTTATTTGAGAAAGATGGTGACCCAGTTCGTTTAGAGCATAGGAGAAGCGAATACAAAGTACGTCCTCAGAGTACGACTCAAGAACATTACGAGGTCTATTCGATTAAGCAAGTTGAAAGTTGGAGTAAAGAAGAACGTCGGCGTAAGTCTTTGATTGAATTTGAATCTTTTGAACACCAAATTAACCAAAGAGACAAGCGAGAGTTCTACAAATCAAAAGTAGAGGAGCGTATCAGTGGGCGAGGGTTAGAGCGTTATATCTCGTTTCATACACACAATGGCAATATTGCAGATTTGGGTACGGAAACTGTTTTGATGAAGCTATTGTGCAGTAACGCAGATCTTGCGGAGAGGTTGTCCGTCGGGGATATTACTTACGCGACTCACAAGTCACCGACTTATGCGACTTTTAAGAACATTACTAAGCCAACACAATCAGTGAGTCCCCAAGTAAACGGTGAGTTACAGTGGCAGTTGATCGCCAATATGTCTTTGAACTACATGTCATTGTCAAACATTGATGTACTTAAAGTTTTGCTGTCGACTTATGATTTTCACTCCAGAGTAGACAGACAGGCGCACCGTGCTGCAATGCATAGGCTCGACGGTATCATCTCATCTGAGATAGAACCGATTAATCGTGTTTTCCGAGGTGTGTCAGTTCGTGGCAACCAATTTAAGTTGGTGACGAATTCAAAGTTCTTTGTTAATGAAGGTGATATGTTCCTGATGGCGAGCGTATTAAATGAATTCATTCGTCTCTATTCGAGTGTGAATTCATTTACAGAGTTACAAGTGTTTGATGAAGCGAGTGGTGAAATATACAACTGGGCAAGCTTACCTGGGCAACAAGCGATATTATGA
- the tssG gene encoding type VI secretion system baseplate subunit TssG: MINVLSDSSYEFSFYQAVLLLEKHYQLEPNSNFVAVGENKYFHQERIAFSVSPSLGFPKSDMDFIVHMERNGQQYTQVETNFLGLHGASSPLPASYTEKLAGRDPDDNPVKDFFDFFHNRYTSLLYRVWKKYRYHVQYQSGASDTFSGRMLHLAGLSSVIQECEVAELDRAKILSYVNQLSTRTRSPKLISGIVAHYFSLPNVRVEEWVYRRVEIAECQRNKLNRANCALGDTFLLGKSIVDLNGKFNLCIDDVDFATFEQFNSGGESHKTLVALMRFILRDPMSWDLKMTVNLDTIPDNKLGSEEGNSLGQTFWLGKPNPKDATIKVIGSI; the protein is encoded by the coding sequence ATGATCAACGTATTATCTGATAGCTCATATGAGTTTAGCTTCTATCAAGCAGTACTCTTACTAGAGAAACATTATCAACTAGAACCAAATTCTAACTTCGTTGCGGTAGGAGAGAACAAGTACTTCCACCAAGAGCGTATAGCGTTTAGCGTTTCACCCAGCTTAGGCTTTCCAAAAAGCGATATGGATTTTATTGTTCATATGGAGCGTAATGGGCAGCAGTATACACAGGTAGAGACGAACTTCCTTGGATTGCATGGCGCGAGTTCACCTTTGCCTGCTTCTTATACCGAGAAGTTGGCAGGACGTGACCCTGACGATAATCCAGTTAAAGATTTTTTTGATTTCTTCCATAATCGATACACTAGCTTGTTGTATCGCGTGTGGAAGAAGTATCGATATCATGTTCAATACCAAAGCGGTGCAAGCGATACGTTTTCTGGTCGAATGCTGCATTTGGCTGGGTTATCAAGTGTAATTCAAGAGTGCGAAGTAGCAGAGCTAGACAGAGCGAAAATACTTTCTTACGTAAATCAGTTATCGACACGTACTCGATCACCTAAGCTTATTTCAGGTATTGTTGCCCATTACTTTTCATTACCGAATGTTCGAGTTGAAGAATGGGTGTACCGTAGAGTAGAAATTGCTGAATGCCAAAGGAATAAACTGAATCGTGCGAATTGTGCTTTAGGAGATACATTCTTGCTTGGGAAGAGCATTGTAGATTTGAATGGCAAGTTTAACCTATGCATTGATGACGTTGATTTTGCCACATTTGAGCAGTTTAACAGCGGTGGTGAGTCGCATAAAACATTGGTTGCCTTAATGCGTTTTATTTTACGCGATCCGATGTCGTGGGATTTAAAAATGACTGTGAACTTAGACACGATACCGGACAATAAATTAGGAAGTGAGGAAGGGAATAGTTTGGGGCAAACTTTCTGGCTTGGAAAGCCAAACCCCAAAGATGCGACGATTAAAGTCATTGGCAGTATATAA
- the tssA gene encoding type VI secretion system protein TssA, producing MSVIDIDQLLNPIADSSPAGQDARYEPCYEMMEAEVKKFGSLFGETVDWSSVKIYSTEVLGQHSKDLKAICYLVRALTEEAGLEGFEDGLKLLNEALTRYGSELYPTRKRGREGAVDWLNHQFKLVSSKLAEEQLSWELVSRCVATIEEVQRHYDEVFPDSEADFFEIRTQLNGLSQHAVVLEQPAPEEQVVETNNQSNTSEPAQEDIQQPTAETSEKGVQKKTATEKAIPPSSAKQTQRPRKKAVTKEVDVDTDFSSPTASKRTLKKVAEVMIYSDPSEPLVYRIYRHLTWNDIEALPDHQNNETALSLAVSSDQQAEYREKANQDSDVDTIKRLERTLTDAPFWLTGHYFVYSMLTNLGFDEAALAVKQEVKRFVDSLEGIEHLSFKNSIPFADEATLSWLSTNVAESSSSQPVIQTVVIAEEDSSLMEDITLDKLGECAAELARKLELDSSGRGQFLLYLQLITAYQSVGLYPLCLPYLEKNWEVQKQFDLASWEPHLSLQLEDLIRKTLRQLFRTKELLPAKYEEWEAIYN from the coding sequence TTCGGTGAAACGGTTGATTGGAGTTCTGTTAAGATTTATTCAACGGAAGTGCTAGGACAGCACAGTAAAGACCTAAAAGCGATTTGCTATTTAGTCCGTGCATTAACTGAAGAAGCTGGTTTGGAGGGCTTTGAAGACGGTTTAAAACTGCTTAATGAAGCGTTAACTCGTTATGGTTCTGAACTCTATCCGACAAGAAAACGTGGTAGAGAAGGGGCCGTTGACTGGCTAAATCATCAGTTCAAACTGGTCAGTAGCAAGCTAGCAGAAGAGCAACTCTCATGGGAACTTGTGTCTCGATGCGTCGCTACGATAGAGGAAGTCCAGCGACACTATGATGAAGTGTTCCCAGACTCTGAAGCCGATTTTTTTGAAATTCGTACTCAGCTTAACGGTCTATCGCAACATGCGGTAGTGTTGGAGCAACCAGCGCCGGAAGAGCAGGTTGTTGAAACGAATAATCAATCGAATACCTCTGAACCTGCTCAAGAAGACATACAGCAACCGACAGCAGAAACATCAGAAAAGGGTGTACAGAAAAAAACGGCGACGGAAAAAGCCATTCCACCGAGTTCAGCGAAGCAAACGCAGCGACCGCGAAAAAAAGCGGTAACCAAAGAAGTGGATGTTGATACTGATTTTTCTTCACCAACAGCGTCAAAGCGCACGTTGAAAAAAGTTGCAGAGGTGATGATTTACTCAGACCCAAGTGAACCTCTCGTGTATCGAATCTACCGTCATTTAACCTGGAATGATATTGAAGCTTTGCCTGATCACCAAAATAATGAAACGGCACTAAGCTTGGCGGTTTCATCGGATCAACAAGCCGAATATCGTGAGAAAGCCAACCAAGACAGCGATGTAGACACGATCAAGCGCTTAGAACGCACGCTGACTGATGCACCTTTCTGGCTTACAGGGCATTATTTTGTTTATTCAATGCTAACGAATCTTGGGTTTGACGAAGCCGCTCTGGCCGTTAAACAAGAGGTGAAGCGTTTCGTAGATTCACTCGAAGGCATTGAGCACCTTTCATTTAAGAATTCTATACCATTTGCAGATGAAGCAACGCTGAGCTGGTTGTCGACTAATGTCGCAGAATCATCGAGCTCTCAACCTGTTATTCAGACGGTTGTTATCGCTGAAGAAGATTCATCTCTGATGGAAGATATAACCCTCGATAAACTTGGGGAATGTGCAGCTGAACTTGCTCGAAAACTCGAACTCGATAGCTCAGGACGAGGGCAGTTCTTGCTGTATTTACAATTGATAACAGCTTACCAGTCAGTTGGATTATACCCTTTGTGTCTACCCTATCTTGAAAAGAATTGGGAGGTACAAAAGCAGTTTGATCTGGCTAGCTGGGAACCACACTTATCGCTTCAATTAGAAGATCTAATTCGAAAAACACTTCGTCAGTTATTCCGAACTAAGGAACTTCTACCCGCGAAGTACGAAGAGTGGGAAGCAATCTATAACTAA
- the tssE gene encoding type VI secretion system baseplate subunit TssE: protein MEKGYRLLERIELGEPKNCYEKIVSHKHLIESIHLHLADLLNTHSGNAMIDSEYGLPDFNDVLSNNTNLVRHIQKNIKSTIERFEPRLLDVEVQYREDYHNPLQLGFGIDGKVSHNGGRVPMSIDVYMGIDGQFNV, encoded by the coding sequence ATGGAAAAAGGATATCGCCTTCTAGAACGTATAGAGTTAGGTGAACCCAAGAACTGCTATGAGAAAATTGTTTCGCATAAGCACCTTATAGAGTCAATTCATCTTCATCTAGCCGATCTGCTAAATACGCATTCAGGTAACGCTATGATTGATAGTGAATATGGCTTGCCAGATTTCAATGATGTTCTGTCTAACAACACAAACCTTGTTCGCCACATCCAAAAAAACATCAAATCAACCATAGAACGTTTCGAACCACGACTATTGGATGTCGAGGTCCAATACCGCGAGGACTATCACAACCCACTTCAGTTGGGATTTGGTATCGATGGAAAAGTGTCACATAACGGCGGTAGGGTCCCAATGTCGATAGATGTCTACATGGGTATTGACGGCCAATTTAACGTTTAG